GTCTGACAGCGGTATGTTTCGATCAGCCGAAGTGTAGCCCTTCACGTCTGAGCGGTTGTTGTAAACATGCAAGCGCTCCGGTTTCATCAAGCCTAGCGGTATGAATCCCTGCACCTTGGTCACGTTAACCGCGCTCCAAACATTGTTCAGCTTGCGCGGGGTGAAACGAATTTTATAGCTTTGATCATCAATGGATTTGCGCACCCCATCGATCCACCCAAACCAAAGCGCAACATCGACGGAGTCCGACCATGTCAGGCTCGCGCGGTTGGTGCTTTTTCTATTATAACCCACCCAGATTTCGCTGGCTTCAGGATGGCCTTCAATCCAGCCGCTGAACTCTAGTTGATTTGTGAAGAAAACAACGTCGCTCACGATCACTGCCCCCTGGTTTTCAAATGCGATTGCACAATCAGAAAAAGGGGAAGCATGCGCAAAGTGAAAAATGGATACCAAAGCAGCTATTCGCTGCGATCGCGACCGGTCTAGCTTACCTGAACCTCAGCTACGCAGGACAAAGCAGACCTTGAGGTATTCTCAACCAATAACCGCTTTCTTAACGTCGTAAGGTCTAAAGATGTCATCTCAGTGCTAGTCGCCCTGCTTCGCGGTCATCATCCTGCTCGTAAACCAACGGAGAGAAGACCTTACTGTTAGATCAAGCCAGCTCGAACAGCGAGCGCGACCGCTTGGTCTCGGGTTTTCGCCTTTAACCGCCCTCGGGCGTTGCGCAAATGTAGTTCCACGGTGCCCTCAGAGAGGCCTAACTTATAGGCGACTTGGGCCGTGCGCATGCCATCGGCAAAGAAGGCGAGACAATCGCGTTCCCGCACGGTCAGGGCTGGCCCATCGTCGTTTGGCATATTCAGGCCAGCATAAACCAGTTGGCACCAAGCACGCCAAGTGTCTTCAAACTCCATGCGTAGTTCGGCAAATTCAGCAAGTGTAAGTTTGTTCATCAAGTTAAACCCAACGCCCGCACCCTGCGCATCAGGTAGAAGGGTGACGGACATGCCCATCGAAATATTCAGTGAGGCGCTACCTTTGGCGATCTGATCCAACGCTTCTTGCGGCAAGTGCTGATGGTGCTCAAAATGACCGATACCTGTCGGTTGTGACGATAGGCAGGTCAAGCAACTGCGTGCAAACGGATCACGATCCGCTTTTACAGCTTCCGTATATTCCTGCGTCCAAGCATCGTCGCCATTGCTTAAAATTAACGGAACTTTTCGAGCGCTCAGGTCCAAAAAAACGACTTTGGACAACCCCATCTGTGGGAGGTGCGATACCGCAGATGTCCACGTATCTGCGTACGTCGACTGCTTCTCTAACTGATCCGCGACGGATCTAATAAGGGACAATATTTCACCTCAAAAGCCATGACTAAGGAAACTCTTACCTTGTGGAAAGTGTGCCGTATTGTTCCAGTGCAACGAATTTTGAACGAAGTGTCAATTCTTCAGACGATTTCAAGGATAGTCGATGCGTATTGCAGCACCACTGATCGTCTCGCTTTTTACAGCGACCCCACTTTTCTCTCAGACTACGAACAATGACGTAATGGTGGTGTTCGATATGTCCGGTTCCATGTGGGGGCAGGTTGATGGCGTCGCCAAGGTTGAAATTGCCCGCAATGCATTTGACGGGCTGCTGGGCGACTGGGAGGCCACCGGCACACGCACAGGATTGATTGTATATGGCCACCGGGAGCGTGGAAATTGCGCGGATATCGAAACACTTTCTACACCAGGTGATGGTTCTAACGCCTCTGAACTGCTCGCAGGCCTGTCGCCCATTGGCAAAACGCCATTGTCTGACGCAGTCCGGCAAGCCGCCGAGATCTTGCGTTATACTGAAGACGCTGCGACCGTCGTGTTACTGTCTGACGGAGTCGAGACATGCAATGCAGACCCTTGTGCTGTGGGCACTGAACTCGAGGCGCTTGGTCTGGATTTCACAACCCATGTAATTGGGTTTGACATCGCGGAAGGCGACAAGGCGCAGCTTCAATGCTTGGCAGATGCCACGGGCGGGCTGTACTTCGATGCCGCTGACGCTGGCGAATTGGCTGATGCTATGGACGGGGTTGTGCAGGTGACAAATGCGCCCCAACCCGTGGTAGACTCGGCACAAGATTACCAAGAAGTGACGATCCGTGTACGCATGGATGGGAGTCTTCTTGCAATGCCTGAGCAGGTCACAATTTATGGCAATGATGTTGAGCTTGGGACGCTAACTGACGACACCGTTGTCATTCCGGGTTTGCCGCTTCAATTGGATTTTGGTCCCGTGACGTTGCGGGTGGAAGGGGATGGCATATCTGGCGAACGTATTGTGGAGATCACTGATCAGACGGAGTTCATAGATCTACAAGTTTCAGGCGTTCAAGCTGACTACGTGATTTGGCGCGACGGCCAGTTACCAATCTTGGATGCTGGCAAAGAGCATATTGTTCTGTTGAACAATACAACTGGAATTGATCGCTCGTCTTTCTATCGCGCGTTCATTTACCCTGCAGGTAGCACTGATCCAGCTGACGCTATTCGCGCTGGAAGCGTGTCGCCTAATGCTAACGTCTATACTGCCGTGCGCGTGCCATCACCCGAAACGCCGGGCGACTTTGAATTGGTCGCCACTGCAACAGACGGCACCGAATATGCGCGCATTCCGATCAGCTTTGCCGCAACGATTGATCCTGTATGGCAAGGCGCGCGTGAGGTTAAGGTAGGTGAAGTTTTTGATGCGTATTGGGCGGGTTCAAGCAATCGCCGGGACGGATTCCAATTCATGCAGGCAGGTCAGCGGGTCAGCCGGACAACCGTAGAGGGGATGGCCACAGATTATGGCTTTCAACTGACGGCTCCTGATGAAGCAGGATTATATGATCTTGTTTTTAGTTCTGATTTTGAAAACAGCCTTGGATCAAAAACGACTGCCTTGGGCCAGATAGCTGTTGGTATGCCTTTGCCGCAGGATGGTGCAATCGGCTTTGATACAGAAGACATGAGCACAGAAGCGGATGCGATGGGTGGCGAAGAATTTCCACTGCTGGACATCGGCGAATTGCATGGTGATTGGCAGTTGGTCATGCAAAACAGCCAACGCACCATTCCACTCATTAGCTTCCAACTGAACCACGCAGAAGGTGAACCGACGGGTACCGGTGGGCTCGTGGTTGAGGCCGACCCAAGCTGGGGTTTTGGCCCAAAGGGCGGCCTTGGTGACGCGACATTGATGTTAAATGGCGGTCTGGGGCTGAGTATGACCATTGCAGTACATGGGGCCAGCACAGACTACGCGATGACCCCTGAAGGCGCGGGCTGGACGACTGAGATATCGACCGAAGATGGTGGTACTGCGAATGTGCTGCTGATCAAGGCCGGTGATCTCGCCGCCGCCGATACCGCCCGCGATGCCACCCCAGTTGATCAACAACTTATCGCGGTCGATGAACGCAATGAGCGGTTACAAAATCCGGTGACGTGGACGCTTCAGTTCTTGGATTCCGAGGTTCCAGCCGTAATGGCGGTATCAAGCGGGTATCTGTTAGACGATTTTGGACGCACGCCTGGGAACTATCAGGTTACGGCTCAGTCCGGCACACTGCATGGTGTTTCCAATATTCAGCTTGGTACGGGGCACCCGCGCGCGAACGTTGTGGTTCTCAAACCGGAGACCGAGGGGGAGGATCTAGCCCTTGATGTCGCGTTCTTTTGCTCGGTTGGCGAGCATTGTGAAATGACGATGTCTGACGTCCCCGTTGATTTTTACCTGCCCGAGGGCTGGGGGGCAGAACGTCCAATAGAGATCGAACGCGATATGCCGATGTTCAATATGACGACCAACACCTCAAGCGGTCCGTTTTTCGTCACACTGAACCAACCGCAACGCATGGCGGATCTTGGACCATGTACGGAATTGGTCACTGGCATGTTTTGCCATGATACAACCGATGACCCCGCACTTTTGGCCGATATTGCGCTAATCCAAAGCAGCCTATCGTTCAAACCTGTCGGCATTTGGCTGAACGAAGAGCGTCTTGATACCCTTTTGAACCAATTGACCGGAGACGCTCAATGAAGCACCTAGTTCTGACTGCCGCGCTCACCGCGAGCCCCGTTTTTGCGGATACAGTAGACGTCTATGTCGTTGATCCTGACGGTGAAGGGGTCCTTCAACATGAGAGCGACGTAACAATCCAAGAAGCTGACCTGCTGATCGAAGGCGAGCGCCCGCCTGGTGCTAGAGGGGTTGTTTTGGAAAGGGGTAAGCCTGTCAGCTGGACCGACTTACCCCCAGAAGGCGTGAATGAACGCTACGGTGGTGATGGCCCGCCGCCCATTGTGAATCTCGA
This Octadecabacter temperatus DNA region includes the following protein-coding sequences:
- a CDS encoding YdeI/OmpD-associated family protein; the protein is MSDVVFFTNQLEFSGWIEGHPEASEIWVGYNRKSTNRASLTWSDSVDVALWFGWIDGVRKSIDDQSYKIRFTPRKLNNVWSAVNVTKVQGFIPLGLMKPERLHVYNNRSDVKGYTSADRNIPLSDAFEARVRANDAAWQFLNNLAPSYRRDSIWWVMSAKKEETRLRRLEVLISSSEEGLKIPSMRKK
- a CDS encoding response regulator transcription factor translates to MSLIRSVADQLEKQSTYADTWTSAVSHLPQMGLSKVVFLDLSARKVPLILSNGDDAWTQEYTEAVKADRDPFARSCLTCLSSQPTGIGHFEHHQHLPQEALDQIAKGSASLNISMGMSVTLLPDAQGAGVGFNLMNKLTLAEFAELRMEFEDTWRAWCQLVYAGLNMPNDDGPALTVRERDCLAFFADGMRTAQVAYKLGLSEGTVELHLRNARGRLKAKTRDQAVALAVRAGLI
- a CDS encoding vWA domain-containing protein, which codes for MRIAAPLIVSLFTATPLFSQTTNNDVMVVFDMSGSMWGQVDGVAKVEIARNAFDGLLGDWEATGTRTGLIVYGHRERGNCADIETLSTPGDGSNASELLAGLSPIGKTPLSDAVRQAAEILRYTEDAATVVLLSDGVETCNADPCAVGTELEALGLDFTTHVIGFDIAEGDKAQLQCLADATGGLYFDAADAGELADAMDGVVQVTNAPQPVVDSAQDYQEVTIRVRMDGSLLAMPEQVTIYGNDVELGTLTDDTVVIPGLPLQLDFGPVTLRVEGDGISGERIVEITDQTEFIDLQVSGVQADYVIWRDGQLPILDAGKEHIVLLNNTTGIDRSSFYRAFIYPAGSTDPADAIRAGSVSPNANVYTAVRVPSPETPGDFELVATATDGTEYARIPISFAATIDPVWQGAREVKVGEVFDAYWAGSSNRRDGFQFMQAGQRVSRTTVEGMATDYGFQLTAPDEAGLYDLVFSSDFENSLGSKTTALGQIAVGMPLPQDGAIGFDTEDMSTEADAMGGEEFPLLDIGELHGDWQLVMQNSQRTIPLISFQLNHAEGEPTGTGGLVVEADPSWGFGPKGGLGDATLMLNGGLGLSMTIAVHGASTDYAMTPEGAGWTTEISTEDGGTANVLLIKAGDLAAADTARDATPVDQQLIAVDERNERLQNPVTWTLQFLDSEVPAVMAVSSGYLLDDFGRTPGNYQVTAQSGTLHGVSNIQLGTGHPRANVVVLKPETEGEDLALDVAFFCSVGEHCEMTMSDVPVDFYLPEGWGAERPIEIERDMPMFNMTTNTSSGPFFVTLNQPQRMADLGPCTELVTGMFCHDTTDDPALLADIALIQSSLSFKPVGIWLNEERLDTLLNQLTGDAQ